A window of the Lolium perenne isolate Kyuss_39 chromosome 7, Kyuss_2.0, whole genome shotgun sequence genome harbors these coding sequences:
- the LOC127313748 gene encoding patatin-like protein 1, giving the protein MSSNAHATMTTSPPPSMGQLITVLTIDGGGIRGLIPSTILAFLESKLQELDGRDARIADYFDVIAGTSTGALVATMLAAPDENKRPLFAAKDINKFYLDNGPMIFPQKSYGLLNPVANLLGEVTGPKYNGKFLHDKIKNLTNDVTIADTVTNMIVPTFDIKALQPVLFNTYEAKNEPLKNAHLSDICISTSAAPTYFPAHYFKTYDPLGKIPEREYNLVDGGVAANNPTMAAMSMITKEVIRRNPDFNLGNPADCRNYLIISIGTGSAKQAEMYTAPDCAKWGLLQWLHNGSFTPIIDIFSHASADMVDIHATVLFKALRVEKNYLRIQDDSLHGNLASVDIATKENMEALIDIGDKLLKKKVARVNIDNGKYEFVDDEGTNEEALGRFASKLSEERKLRMRQATLG; this is encoded by the exons ATGAGCAGCAACGCCCACGCGACGATGACCACCAGCCCGCCGCCGTCCATGGGGCAACTCATCACGGTGCTGACCATCGACGGCGGCGGCATCCGTGGACTTATCCCGTCCACCATCCTCGCCTTCTTGGAGTCCAAGCTCCAA GAGCTGGACGGGCGGGACGCGCGCATCGCGGACTACTTCGACGTGATCGCCGGGACGAGCACTGGCGCTCTGGTGGCGACGATGCTTGCGGCGCCGGACGAAAACAAACGTCCTCTCTTCGCTGCCAAGGATATCAACAAGTTCTACCTCGACAACGGGCCTATGATCTTCCCGCAGAAGAG TTACGGACTCCTGAATCCGGTGGCCAATTTGTTGGGCGAGGTGACAGGTCCCAAATACAACGGCAAGTTCCtgcatgataagatcaagaacctCACCAACGACGTGACCATCGCCGACACCGTCACCAACATGATCGTGCCGACGTTCGACATCAAAGCCCTGCAACCGGTCCTCTTCAACACGTACGAGGCCAAGAATGAACCGCTCAAGAACGCCCACCTGTCGGACATCTGCATCAGCACGTCGGCTGCGCCCACCTACTTCCCCGCGCACTACTTCAAGACCTACGATCCCTTGGGCAAGATCCCCGAGCGTGAGTACAACCTCGTTGACGGCGGTGTGGCCGCCAACAACCCCACCATGGCTGCCATGTCGATGATCACCAAGGAGGTTATACGCCGGAACCCGGACTTTAACCTTGGCAATCCCGCCGATTGCCGCAACTACCTCATCATCTCCATCGGCACCGGCTCGGCCAAGCAGGCGGAGATGTACACCGCGCCAGACTGCGCCAAGTGGGGCCTCCTCCAGTGGCTCCACAATGGGAGCTTCACCCCGATCATCGACATATTCTCCCACGCAAGTGCTGACATGGTTGACATCCACGCCACGGTGCTCTTCAAGGCTCTCCGAGTTGAGAAGAATTACCTTCGCATCCAGGACGACTCACTTCATGGGAACCTCGCCTCCGTGGACATCGCCACCAAAGAGAACATGGAGGCGCTGATCGACATTGGCGACAAGCTGCTCAAGAAAAAGGTGGCCAGGGTGAACATCGACAATGGGAAGTACGAATTCGTCGACGACGAGGGAACCAACGAAGAGGCGCTCGGGCGCTTTGCCAGCAAGCTCTCCGAGGAGCGCAAATTGCGGATGCGCCAAGCCACCCTCGGCTAA